A portion of the Panulirus ornatus isolate Po-2019 chromosome 43, ASM3632096v1, whole genome shotgun sequence genome contains these proteins:
- the LOC139762250 gene encoding uncharacterized protein has product MTVIQRRDVEILVSQAQVVLGAGGNGKAFLVPWQEERAVLKVSHKAEDNKLMQEAQHMAHLEGAGGVPRLYATCENPPSIVMSYAGRSTLEDVLRGNNPQGRFDLLQLALLVGHRLQEMHDKGIIHNDLKNDNVIVSGDPQAPQVSIIDLGFACVEHQNLGLNSSPGKCLWIAPEVRSGQPSTTASDVYSYAFLLSQIIKQVYRSRRSRLATIVKQAKKEDPSARPTLDLIMKDLQYAIDRSLAA; this is encoded by the coding sequence ATGACTGTAATTCAGAGAAGAGACGTGGAAATTCTCGTCTCCCAAGCACAGGTGGTCTTGGGTGCTGGGGGGAACGGGAAGGCCTTCCTTGTTCCGTGGCAGGAGGAAAGAGCCGTGCTGAAGGTCTCTCACAAAGCTGAGGATAACAAACTCATGCAAGAGGCCCAACACATGGCTCACCTTGAAGGAGCCGGAGGTGTCCCTAGGCTTTATGCTACCTGCGAAAACCCACCGTCCATTGTGATGAGCTACGCGGGCCGATCGACTCTCGAGGATGTCTTGAGGGGCAACAATCCACAAGGTCGCTTCGATCTCCTGCAGCTGGCACTGTTGGTTGGACACAGACTGCAGGAGATGCACGACAAAGGGATAATCCACAATGATCTGAAGAACGATAATGTGATCGTGAGCGGCGATCCTCAGGCGCCCCAAGTGAGCATCATTGATCTGGGGTTTGCCTGTGTCGAACACCAGAACCTGGGGCTCAACTCCTCTCCTGGTAAATGCCTATGGATTGCGCCAGAGGTGAGGTCTGGCCAACCCAGCACCACGGCGTCTGACGTGTACTCCTATGCCTTCCTCCTGAGTCAGATTATCAAACAAGTTTACCGGAGTCGCCGCTCACGCTTGGCCACTATTGTCAAACAGGCTAAAAAGGAGGATCCCTCTGCTCGACCCACATTGGACCTTATTATGAAAGACTTgcaatatgccatcgacaggagTTTGGCAGCATGA